AGCCGTTTGATTAACGGAGAAAGCGTGAATATTATTGTACGATGAAACGGACGCCAGTGTTTGTGTTCAGTTGTCGAGGCTGATCAACGTTGAACATTGTCGCGTGGGAAAGGACTGGATTTAAAGGGCCAGCAGCACGCAAACGCGAACATGGACCGATGCGCCACGGTTCTGGCCCCGGATCGGGATAAACAGTATTGCGAGTTGTGTGGAAAGATGGAAAACCTCTTAAAGTGCGGTCGGTGCCGGATTTCCTTCTACTGCAGCAAGGAGCATCAGAAGCAGCATTGGAAAAAACACAAACTCACCTGCAGAGAGGCTGACAAGAGCAAGACAGTGCCACAAACTCCTCATCAGCAGGACAAAACTGATCCAGATCTGATCAACAGAACCGAAAGCTCAGAAACGGTCAGCAGCAGCACCACCAAACCCAAACCCCAAAGCCATAAACTGGCCACTGACTATATAGTCCCATGCATGAACAAACACGGCATTTGTGTAGTGGACAGCTTTCTGGGTGAAGACATGGGGCTGTCCATTCTGGAGGACGTGAAAGCTCTCCAGCAGACCGGGAAATTCACTGACGGACAGCTGGTGAGTCAGAAAAGTGACTCTACTAAGGACATCAGGGGGGATAAAATCACTTGGATCGAGGGGACGGAGCCTGGGTGCGAGAAGATCTGCTTCTTGATGAGTCGCATGGATGACCTGGTCAGGAATTGCAATGGAAAACTGGGAAACTACTCAATAAATGGAAGGACTAAAGTAAGTATCCGGGCAGTATTGTGGAGGATTTCTAAACACCGGCTCTTCAGGGTTTCATCAAGAGATGTATGAGTTACTGTCTACAATCtgctgatttaaagggatagtacgaCAAAAGAAGAAgcacattctgtcatcatatgtaaccctggacaacaaaaccagtcatgggtcatttttaacattatgcagaataaataaacttttcattggtttatggtttattaggatgagacaatatttgtctgagatacaactatttgaaaatctggaatctgagggtgcaaaaaaaaaatctaaatattgagaaaatcatctttaaagttgttaaaataaactcttagctatgcatattattaatcaaaaatgtagttttgatatatttacagtagggaatttataaaatatcttcacggaacatgatctttacttaatatcctaatgatttttggcataaaagaaaattgatcattttgacccatacagtgcattgttggctatttctacaaatatatcccagagacttaaaactggttttgtgctccaggctcACCTTTACACAGCCGTATGTCGCTCCAAAGTTGAATGCATTTCTTTCtctgctaaacacaaaataagatgtttTAAATAATCAAAGTGTTTCtgtttccattgacttccattgtatttatttttatttttatacatacagtgaaagtcaatgacATAGAATCTTAGTtacaaacattcttaaaaatatcttctttctttCGTCTTCCAGAGAATACAAACTAAACTATAATGTTAACTGTACACTTTACTCCCATTTTGCTGAAATTAATGTATTGGTCAAAAGATGCATCTCCTCATTCTTTTTTATTGAGTTTTACCATTTAGAGTAACAGTAAAATCTCCAAACTACAAAAtaacacaaatggaaaaatgcTGATTATGTAGAGacaaaaaatgcaaaactttTCGATTTCCAGCTCTGCATGCTGTTAACGTTCTCACAACCAACTTCATGAGGTGCATCCTGGGAACTGGAGGGGTTTGACATGCATGCTTTTCCTTCCCTTTCTGCAGGCTTTCTTTAGTATGCACAATGTGTTGCTTCcttaaaaataaagtcagaattacagtgttattacattaatataataaccAAAGTGATGGATGCATTTGTGGAAACACACAGTGcatatatttttaatcttttaatacaTTATTCTATTAGATTTTCTGACTTTACTGTTGTTTAAAACCCatgtgacttactttcttccatATAACACAAAAAACGTTGTATGTTTCCCATGCAATGAATGCATATTGGTTGTTAtgcttaaaaaataacaaaaaactttatagttattgtgAAAGCAACATGCTGAGAAGACGAAGTCATTTCCAGAGTGGCTgcattctttccttttttttctggcaaactgtgatttattcctttatttttggGATAGGAAAGTAATAGTTTCTGCAAAGAAAATTACAGTGAGTATCTATTTTTAGATCCTGTTTTGAGCAACAGTTTCATTTTGTTCTTTGCAAAAATGGACTGCAACAGCACACAGTAATCTAAGACAGCTCAAACACTGCAAcgtcaaggtcatgggttcgattccagGGAATGAACTGATAAAGCGTGTatcttgaatgcaatgcaagtctgTGTTAATGCCAATTATATTTGTGTTGTTATTCTCTTGATTTGATGATATAAACACAGATCTGCAAACTAAAACATTGCGTTttcgtttacataatatatgtgtgtatatttattatgtatatataaatacactaatgtatatatgtaacgacagacaaaagaggaggaagcaattgcaggcaatcagatgttgtttattgataaggaatgtccagagtgttggcaatggcaaggaaggtctacggtggcgtgcgaagagcgggatggtgaagtcagcggtgcaggtgaaggtggtcaatggttagaaccaggaacagaccggaacactgacacgcggacgacaacacgaatccaaccagcacacaaacacggaagacggtaatccagtttgtacgtggagacataagagaggatctgacaacagagagagagcgaggtgagtataagtagcagaggtatgatgacgatcagctggagcgagacaatcaacacccaggtgatgacaatcaactaaacgaacacatggagacaacgtaagtacaaaaacaataacaaaacatgacacggaggaaacactggatttcctaccgtgacagtaccctctcccctaggacgtcacctgacgttcccagcctgctttacctgtagattgtaatcatctataaggtggtgatccaatatgtcccgagcaggaacccaactcctctcctccggaccgtaaccttcccaatccaccaagtactgaaaaccgcgtcccctccgtctagagtccagaatacgattaaccaaataggtggtttccccattaacgagacgaggcggggggggaaccggagcaggcggattaagacgggaagaaatcaccgatttaattttggagacgtggaacacgggatgaatcctcctgtacgccggaggaaggctaagacgcacggtaaccggattaataatcttggtaatagaaaacgggccaataaatttgggagcaagtttgttagaaacggaccgcataggaatgttctgggtagaaagccacactctttgaccgacgacgtaacggggaggcttcgaccggtggcgatcggccttagccttggtgcgcgacctagcctggagcagagctctgcgagctctggtccaggtgcggtgacacctctggactaatgcgtgtgcggaggggaccgaaacctcggattccgtactgacaaaattaggtggttggtaccctaaactacacttaaatggagacatgcccgtagatgacactggcaaagaattgtgtgcgtactccacaactgagagttgctgacaccaggacgaaggattattggaaaccaaacatcgcaaaaccctctcgacatcctgattggctcgttcggtttgaccattgctctggggatggaacccggaagaaagactaacagtcgctcctaacaatttacaaaactctcgccaaaatttggacacaaattggggacccctgtcagaaaccacgtctgtcgggaggccatgtatgcggaagacgtggtcaatgacagctaccgctgtttccttggctgaaggtaatttgggcaagggaataaaatgagtcgccttcgagaaccggtccactacggttaaaatcaccgtattgcctttagagggcgggagggcggtgataaaatctagcgaaatgtgggaccagggtcttgaagggacagacagcggtaagagtaacccatctggaggtcgattggaagtcttaccaatagcgcaaactgaacaagccaagacgaaatcgtggacgtcacgagccataccaggccaccaaaatcgttgcttgaccagaaatctagttctactaacccctgggtgacaagcaacactggaacaatgaccccactggagaacgtctgaccgtaacctctccggcacaaacaatcggttcggtgggcaacgagccgggggcgttaccccttctaaggcggtcaacaccttcgattcgacctcccatctgagcgcggagataatgatggtccccggtaaaatgggctcgggagtagcagtacgatcggaacgctcaaaaagacgggataaagcatcgggtttgatgtttttggaacccggccggtaagaaagtgtaaaatcgaaacgaccgaaaaacaatgcccaccgagcctgcctggagttaagtcttttggcggttctaatgtattcgagattcttatggtctgtccatacaatgaaaggtacacccgacccttcaagccagtgacgccattcttccagtgcaagtttgactgccaacaactctcgattgccaatgtcataattaacttctgcaggagataaacggtgagaataatacgcgcacggatgcacctttccgtctgaggatgcgcgttgggataacactgctcctacccccacctctgacgcgtcgacctccactatgaattgacgtgagcgatcaggggtgacgagaatgggagctgaaacaaagcagcttttcagtttggcaaacgcagcctcagctgcgtctgaccacctgaacgtcaaactaggggaggtcaaggcggtcagaggagcggctagttggctgaaattgcgaatgaaacgccggtaaaaattggcgaaccccagaaatctctgcagggccttgcgagactcaggggatggccaatttaccacagccttaaccttctcaggatccatgcgaacaccctcagtcgaaatgatgtgtcctagaaaagaaacagactgtgcatgaaaaacgcatttctccgccttgacaaacaatccattctctagcaaccgcagaagcactcgtcgtacgtgttgcacgtgttcctggagagacgaagaaaagatcaatatgtcatccaggtaaacatatatgaacagatcgaccatgtctcgcaacacgtcattaacgagtgcttgaaagactgccggcgagttggttagcccgaacggcataacgcagtactcaaaatggcctctaggggtgttaaaggcagtcttccactcatccccctccctgatgcggaccaaatgataagcattacgtaagtccaatttagtgaaaacggacgctccctgcaacctctcaaaagctgaagacataagcggcaaaggataggtattctttaccgttatgttgttcagccctcggtagtcaatgcaaggtcgcaaggatccgtccttctttcccacaaaaaagaaccccgcccccgctggagaagaggaagggcggataaaccccgttgctagagaactggatatatatttctccatggccgccgtctctggaacagacaaagaatataacttgcccttaggcggagaagtacctggcaataactctatcgcacagtcatagggacgatgagggggaagagaatcagcacgagacttactgaacacctccttcaggtcgtggtactccgcgggcacgctagccaaatccactgcttccccctgaaacacagactcagaaacattaacaccagcagacaaaagacaagacaaatgacattcctcgctccagctaaccacagatccaaggcgccaattgatgctggggttgtgtttctgaagccaggtgtgaccgagaacgatgggggatgaaggtgagtccgtaatgtaGAATGATATCTCCTCTGTATGATTGCCAGaggtggtgagggaaacaggtaaggtggtctgagtgatgactggtagtctgtg
The Carassius auratus strain Wakin chromosome 38, ASM336829v1, whole genome shotgun sequence genome window above contains:
- the egln1a gene encoding egl nine homolog 1 isoform X2, with amino-acid sequence MDRCATVLAPDRDKQYCELCGKMENLLKCGRCRISFYCSKEHQKQHWKKHKLTCREADKSKTVPQTPHQQDKTDPDLINRTESSETVSSSTTKPKPQSHKLATDYIVPCMNKHGICVVDSFLGEDMGLSILEDVKALQQTGKFTDGQLVSQKSDSTKDIRGDKITWIEGTEPGCEKICFLMSRMDDLVRNCNGKLGNYSINGRTKANGGVLRIFPEGKAQFADIEPKFDRLVLFWSDRRNPHEVQPAYATRYAITVWYFDADERAKAKEKYLITGAGEKGVKVELNKPSEPR
- the egln1a gene encoding egl nine homolog 1 isoform X1, with product MDRCATVLAPDRDKQYCELCGKMENLLKCGRCRISFYCSKEHQKQHWKKHKLTCREADKSKTVPQTPHQQDKTDPDLINRTESSETVSSSTTKPKPQSHKLATDYIVPCMNKHGICVVDSFLGEDMGLSILEDVKALQQTGKFTDGQLVSQKSDSTKDIRGDKITWIEGTEPGCEKICFLMSRMDDLVRNCNGKLGNYSINGRTKAMVACYPGKGTGYVRHVDNPNGDGRCVTCIYYLNKNWDAKANGGVLRIFPEGKAQFADIEPKFDRLVLFWSDRRNPHEVQPAYATRYAITVWYFDADERAKAKEKYLITGAGEKGVKVELNKPSEPR